A segment of the Candidatus Doudnabacteria bacterium genome:
CATGGGTATAGAGCCGTTTTTATTGACCGACTCGCTGAACTTGATCGGAGCCCAGCGTCTGGTGCGAAAAATTTGCGATAAATGCAAAACAGCGGTAAAACCGACTGAAGAAATCGAGAAGATCATACGTGAGGGCATGGTCACAGTCGATAAGAAAGAATTGGAAGGTATTGATATGGAAAATATTAAGGTCTATATCGGACGCGGCTGTCCGGTTTGCGGCAATACCGGATACCGGGGCCGGATCGGCATTTATGAAATGCTGGCGATCTCAAGGCAAATTCAGATCATGATCGGTGACCGTCAGCCGGCTGCAAAAATTCAAGACTATGCCATCAAAGAGGAACATTTTATTTTAATGCAACAAAGCGGCATAATAAAAGCATTGCGCGGCATCACAACTGTTGAAGAAGTGGTGAGAGCGACCAAAGAATAAATATGTTTAACGTATTATTTGCCCATTCAGATCCAAAGATAGTTGACCTCTATCATCCCCGCCTGGCTGTTCATTTTTCCGTGGATTCGGCGCACGACGGCTTAACCGCCCTGCGCAAACTAAAACTTGCCAAGCCCGGATTAGTCGTTTCGGATTATGACCTTCCCTTGCTGTCAGGACTGGCATTGTTGAAGTTTTGCAGGCGGCAAAGCGCTTATGCTTCCATCCCGTTTATCTTCCTTGCCGACATTGCAAACGCCCAGCAGGCTCTAAGTTCCGGCGCCAATGATTGGCTTCAACTGTCTTCAGTCACTC
Coding sequences within it:
- a CDS encoding response regulator produces the protein MFNVLFAHSDPKIVDLYHPRLAVHFSVDSAHDGLTALRKLKLAKPGLVVSDYDLPLLSGLALLKFCRRQSAYASIPFIFLADIANAQQALSSGANDWLQLSSVTPDLLIGRIYGQLKLNRYGLQINRT